The Macrobrachium nipponense isolate FS-2020 chromosome 1, ASM1510439v2, whole genome shotgun sequence genome includes a window with the following:
- the LOC135220140 gene encoding uncharacterized protein LOC135220140 — translation MAPGNRRTVARCAAVMCLLGVLRECKSNKKRLWVRECLRRREDKGIFDNLCREMRLGDGAAFYNYHRMNKDDFDYLLRLVGPKIAKQDTRMRKAIPPEQRLCHIEALGNR, via the exons atggcgcccggAAAtcgtcggactgttgcaagatgtgctgcggTGATGTGTCTTCTTGGagtcttacgtgaatgcaagagcaacaaaaaacgtttgtgggttcgagagtgccTCAGGAGAAGAGAGGACAAAGGTATCTTTGACAACTTGTGTCGGGAAATGAGGTTGGGAGATGGCGCTGCCTTCTACAACTACCACAGAATGAACAAAGATGATTTTGATTATCTCTTGAGGCTTGTTGGGCCCAAGATTGCTAAGCAAGACACCAGGATGAGAAAGGCTATTCCACCAGAACAGAGATTATGTCACATTGAGGCACTTGGCAACAG gtga
- the LOC135218751 gene encoding uncharacterized protein LOC135218751: MPTNEEEWLRIQAELHSLWQFPNCCGALDGKSVLIAKPPKSGSTYYDYKCHFSSILLALVDAKPRFIYVDVGSAGRASDGGVWEKCSLKRALDRDLVKFSPHKSLPFLQKACPSVILADDAFPLTTTLMKPYPGRGLTHEKRMFNYRLSRARRT; the protein is encoded by the coding sequence atgcctaCAAATGAAGAGGAATGGCTTCGCATCCAAGCAGAACTTCATTCTCTCTGGCAGTTTCCAAATTGCTGTGGTGCTTTAGATGGGAAGAGTGTTCTTATAGCCAAACCTCCAAAATCAGGTTCAACATATTATGACTACAAATGTCATTTCAGCTCCATACTTCTTGCCCTTGTTGATGCGAAGCCGAGATTCATTTATGTAGATGTTGGTAGTGCAGGACGTGCCAGTGATGGAGGTGTATGGGAGAAATGCTCTTTGAAAAGGGCACTTGATAGGGATTTGGTGAAATTTTCTCCTCATAAGTCCTTACCTTTTTTGCAGAAAGCATGCCCAAGTGTGATTCTTGCCGATGATGCTTTCCCTCTCACTACTACTTTAATGAAACCTTACCCTGGTCGAGGACTGACCCATGAGAAAAGGATGTTCAACTACAGGCTCTCTCGTGCTAGACGCACATAA